Proteins encoded by one window of Lactobacillus sp. ESL0684:
- the dapD gene encoding 2,3,4,5-tetrahydropyridine-2,6-dicarboxylate N-acetyltransferase, translated as MMKKDAQELINLISNADKTTPVKVFLKGKLQQLVVPATIQAFLDDKIGVLFGDWPVVKECLQANAALISDYHIENEARNSALPLLDLKEVDARIEPGAIIRDQVTIGKQAVVMMGAVINLGAEIGAKSMVDMGAVIGGRAIIGENVHVGANAVIAGVIEPASAQPVTIGNNVLIGANAVVLEGITVGSGAVIAAGAVVTKDVAANTVVAGVPAKVIKQVDPKTKSKTGLEDQLRKL; from the coding sequence ATTATGAAAAAAGATGCACAAGAATTAATTAATTTGATTAGCAATGCAGATAAAACAACTCCAGTTAAAGTTTTTTTAAAGGGAAAATTACAGCAGTTAGTTGTTCCTGCGACTATTCAAGCTTTTTTAGATGACAAAATTGGCGTACTATTTGGCGACTGGCCGGTAGTTAAAGAGTGCTTGCAAGCAAATGCAGCACTCATCAGCGATTATCATATTGAAAATGAGGCCCGTAATTCTGCACTGCCATTGTTAGATCTTAAAGAAGTGGACGCTCGGATTGAACCAGGGGCAATTATACGTGACCAAGTAACGATTGGTAAACAAGCCGTTGTTATGATGGGGGCAGTCATTAATCTTGGTGCCGAAATCGGTGCTAAATCCATGGTTGATATGGGAGCAGTCATCGGCGGTAGAGCGATTATCGGTGAAAACGTTCATGTTGGAGCTAATGCCGTAATTGCTGGTGTCATTGAACCTGCATCTGCCCAGCCAGTAACGATTGGTAATAATGTGTTAATTGGCGCTAACGCCGTAGTTTTAGAAGGAATTACAGTCGGAAGTGGCGCTGTAATTGCTGCTGGTGCTGTTGTTACCAAAGATGTTGCAGCCAATACAGTGGTCGCAGGTGTCCCTGCTAAAGTAATCAAACAAGTAGATCCTAAGACTAAAAGTAAAACTGGCTTAGAAGATCAGCTGCGAAAGTTGTGA
- a CDS encoding ABC-F family ATP-binding cassette domain-containing protein, whose protein sequence is MSLLTVKNLGQSFVDKTLYEAANFVLNKEDHMGVTGQNGVGKSTLIKILTGEMLPDTGQVKWQNKVSVGYLDQYAKLTPGVTIRTFLRTAFAGLYQKEQELNDLYVQYATDGDEELLIKAGKLQTYLEENNFYQIDTEIERVASGLGLAELGYDHDVAQLSGGQRSKIILAKLLLETPDVLLLDEPTNYLDVGHIDWLVDYLNDFAGAFIVVSHDYDFLGRITNCIIDVDSGTITRYTGTLKQAMKQKAANRETYLKAYANQQRKIVKTEAYIRKNKAGTRSKSAKSREKQLEKMTVLNPPKSNRQAHFDFPYVATASNLLLQTQDLVIGYEQALVKEAFNFSVGGNEKVAITGFNGIGKTTLLKTLLGELTPIFGNFELSTTAKIAYFKQDLTWPNNNMTPLQYLQEEFDRKKPKELRGALARLGVTAQQAMSPLKKLSGGEQEKVKLAKMQFEPANLLFLDEPTNHLDRDTKEALRKAIVNFPGGVIIVSHERDFFEGDWIDKTIDIETMNQ, encoded by the coding sequence ATGAGTTTATTAACGGTTAAAAATTTAGGTCAGAGTTTTGTGGATAAAACTTTATATGAAGCTGCAAACTTTGTCCTTAATAAAGAAGATCACATGGGAGTGACTGGTCAAAACGGCGTGGGTAAGTCAACTTTGATAAAAATTTTGACTGGAGAAATGTTGCCGGATACTGGACAAGTTAAATGGCAAAATAAAGTTTCGGTAGGTTACCTAGATCAGTATGCTAAATTGACGCCAGGAGTAACTATTCGGACTTTTTTGCGTACAGCTTTTGCTGGGCTTTATCAAAAAGAACAAGAATTAAATGACTTATATGTGCAGTATGCTACTGATGGTGATGAAGAGTTACTGATTAAAGCAGGTAAATTGCAAACTTACTTAGAAGAGAATAACTTTTATCAAATTGATACTGAAATTGAGCGGGTTGCTTCAGGATTAGGCCTGGCAGAGCTTGGCTATGATCATGATGTAGCACAACTTTCGGGTGGTCAACGTTCTAAAATTATTCTGGCGAAATTACTGTTAGAAACGCCTGATGTTTTGCTATTAGATGAGCCAACTAATTACCTTGATGTGGGTCATATTGATTGGCTAGTTGATTATTTGAATGATTTTGCCGGTGCTTTTATTGTCGTTAGCCATGATTATGATTTCTTAGGACGAATAACTAATTGTATTATTGATGTGGATTCTGGCACAATTACCCGTTACACTGGAACGCTGAAACAGGCAATGAAGCAAAAGGCTGCTAATCGAGAGACTTACCTTAAGGCCTATGCTAATCAGCAACGCAAAATTGTGAAAACGGAAGCCTACATTCGTAAGAATAAGGCGGGAACAAGGTCTAAGAGTGCCAAGTCACGTGAAAAGCAATTAGAGAAAATGACGGTTCTGAATCCGCCTAAGTCTAATCGGCAAGCTCATTTTGACTTTCCGTATGTGGCAACAGCTTCTAATCTGTTATTGCAGACCCAAGATTTAGTGATTGGTTATGAACAAGCCTTGGTTAAAGAAGCTTTTAACTTTTCGGTTGGTGGCAATGAGAAGGTCGCGATTACTGGTTTTAATGGAATTGGTAAAACAACACTATTGAAGACTTTACTTGGCGAGTTAACGCCGATTTTTGGGAACTTTGAATTGTCAACGACTGCCAAAATAGCTTATTTTAAGCAAGATTTAACTTGGCCAAATAATAATATGACGCCGTTGCAATATCTCCAAGAAGAATTTGACCGTAAAAAGCCCAAAGAATTGCGGGGAGCGTTAGCAAGACTAGGTGTAACTGCCCAGCAGGCAATGAGCCCGCTTAAAAAGTTGTCGGGTGGTGAGCAGGAAAAGGTTAAACTGGCTAAGATGCAATTTGAGCCTGCTAACTTGTTGTTTTTGGATGAACCAACTAATCATTTGGATCGTGATACTAAAGAAGCCTTGCGTAAAGCCATAGTTAATTTTCCAGGTGGTGTAATTATTGTGAGCCATGAACGTGACTTTTTTGAAGGTGATTGGATCGATAAGACGATTGATATTGAAACAATGAATCAATGA
- a CDS encoding aspartate kinase, protein MKVVKFGGSSLADGKQVQKIIKIIQADSERKVIVTSAPGKRFPDDRKVTDLLIVYAKKTLKNENTAVIQTEIWARYQAIADYFDLETEELAALKQILLQLPKNKYPNDDYLMAAFKAHGEILNAQLLTLILRKLRISAHFADSAKLGITVSANPQDAQVLEETYGHLANFQLPRGYIVVPGFYGLTKSQQIATFSRGGSDITGAILARGLHADSYENFTDVDAIYAADPAIVKQPRAIKRMTYRELRELSYAGFSVFHDEAILPAIAANIPIEVKNTNHPLARGTVIVPAKNFKPDTIVTGVAADSHFSALYIHRYLLNKEVGFTLKLLQIFYKYRISYEHMPSGIDDLTVIFDQRQFTAELRQKMCRDIQEQLQPDHLEWIDDYAIIMVVGEGMRSKVGVMEQVIESLAKKKIGVYMINQGASRISMMLGTRRVDAPEAVRQIYHNFFENEVRIND, encoded by the coding sequence ATGAAAGTTGTAAAATTTGGCGGTAGCTCGCTAGCAGATGGTAAGCAGGTCCAGAAGATAATTAAGATTATTCAAGCAGATTCAGAGCGCAAAGTTATCGTTACGTCTGCACCAGGGAAAAGATTTCCTGACGATCGCAAAGTAACAGATTTGTTAATTGTATATGCCAAAAAAACGTTGAAAAACGAGAATACAGCAGTCATCCAAACTGAAATTTGGGCGCGGTATCAGGCAATTGCTGATTATTTTGATCTTGAAACAGAAGAACTTGCGGCGTTAAAGCAAATTTTATTACAACTGCCTAAAAATAAATATCCTAATGATGATTATTTAATGGCAGCGTTTAAGGCTCATGGTGAAATCTTAAATGCACAGTTATTGACGCTAATTTTAAGAAAACTGCGCATTTCTGCCCACTTTGCTGACAGTGCCAAATTAGGAATCACCGTTTCAGCTAATCCACAAGATGCACAAGTTTTGGAAGAAACTTATGGGCACTTAGCTAATTTTCAACTTCCTAGAGGATATATTGTAGTTCCCGGCTTTTATGGTCTAACTAAATCCCAGCAAATCGCGACGTTCTCACGTGGTGGCTCAGATATTACGGGAGCGATTCTAGCACGCGGTTTGCATGCTGATAGTTACGAAAACTTTACTGATGTTGATGCAATTTATGCAGCCGATCCAGCGATAGTAAAACAACCACGGGCAATTAAACGCATGACTTATCGGGAATTGCGAGAGTTGTCATATGCTGGATTTTCAGTTTTTCATGATGAAGCGATATTACCAGCAATTGCTGCTAACATTCCCATCGAAGTTAAAAATACTAATCATCCACTGGCACGAGGAACAGTGATTGTTCCAGCGAAAAATTTCAAGCCTGATACGATAGTTACTGGGGTAGCTGCTGATAGTCATTTTTCCGCTTTATATATCCATCGCTATTTATTGAATAAAGAGGTTGGTTTTACCCTGAAACTGCTACAAATATTTTATAAGTATCGTATCTCATATGAACATATGCCTTCTGGAATTGATGACCTAACGGTGATTTTTGATCAGCGGCAATTTACGGCTGAGCTTCGTCAAAAAATGTGCCGTGACATTCAAGAGCAATTGCAACCAGACCACCTTGAGTGGATTGATGATTATGCCATTATCATGGTTGTGGGGGAAGGAATGAGAAGTAAAGTTGGCGTTATGGAGCAAGTGATTGAATCGTTAGCTAAGAAAAAGATTGGAGTTTATATGATTAATCAGGGAGCTTCACGTATTTCAATGATGTTAGGAACTAGACGGGTAGATGCGCCTGAAGCAGTTCGGCAAATTTATCATAATTTTTTTGAAAATGAGGTAAGAATAAATGATTAG
- a CDS encoding N-acetyldiaminopimelate deacetylase, which translates to MPALNEQQLIKIRRQLHQIPELALTEHETHKLLLKIISSFPQQYLTIKEFSELPTAIMIYVQGKNPHKTLGYRADIDGLPVSEQTGLPFQSTHPGIMHACGHDLHMSVALGILSYFADQQPTDNLVFFFQPAEESESGAKLAYDLGLFQGKSHITEIYALHDTPKLATGSIGTCLGTLFAGTTEINVDFYGRDGHAAYPQNANDMVVAAAEFVNQVQTIISRSIDPLEAGVITLGKMTAGSVRNAIAGSAHIEGTIRGLSQPIIEQIKQRLQAIAQGIATSYNAQVKLDFNQGGYFPVKNDPKLTKQLINFLQQKSDIDFVKTSPAMTGEDFGYLLSKIPGTMFWLGVGKTSALHSATFAPDERAIMIGVKTVIGFLEYRMANL; encoded by the coding sequence ATGCCCGCACTCAATGAACAACAATTAATTAAGATTAGAAGACAACTCCATCAAATCCCTGAGCTGGCTTTAACAGAACATGAAACCCACAAGTTACTGTTAAAAATTATTAGCAGCTTCCCGCAACAATACTTAACAATTAAGGAATTTTCTGAGTTGCCAACTGCCATTATGATTTACGTTCAGGGTAAAAATCCGCACAAAACGCTTGGTTATCGTGCTGATATTGATGGGCTACCAGTCAGCGAACAAACTGGGCTGCCATTTCAATCAACCCATCCCGGCATAATGCATGCTTGTGGTCATGATCTCCACATGAGTGTTGCTCTAGGAATTCTCAGCTATTTTGCTGATCAGCAACCTACTGATAATTTAGTCTTTTTCTTCCAACCCGCCGAAGAAAGTGAGAGTGGCGCTAAATTAGCTTATGATCTTGGACTTTTTCAAGGAAAATCACACATTACTGAAATCTACGCATTGCACGATACGCCTAAACTTGCAACAGGTAGTATTGGTACATGTCTTGGAACCTTATTTGCCGGAACAACCGAAATTAACGTCGACTTTTACGGTCGAGATGGACATGCTGCTTATCCCCAAAATGCTAATGACATGGTGGTCGCAGCAGCAGAATTCGTCAACCAAGTACAGACAATCATTTCGCGCAGTATTGATCCCTTAGAGGCTGGCGTCATTACCCTAGGAAAAATGACTGCTGGCAGTGTACGCAATGCCATCGCTGGCAGTGCTCATATCGAAGGGACTATTCGCGGTTTAAGCCAACCAATTATTGAGCAAATTAAACAGCGTCTGCAAGCAATTGCTCAAGGAATTGCTACAAGTTATAACGCACAAGTAAAACTTGACTTTAACCAAGGCGGTTATTTCCCAGTGAAAAATGATCCTAAATTAACTAAGCAATTAATTAATTTTTTACAGCAAAAATCCGATATTGATTTTGTCAAAACATCCCCTGCCATGACTGGCGAAGATTTTGGTTATCTTCTAAGCAAAATTCCCGGCACCATGTTCTGGTTAGGAGTTGGCAAAACTAGTGCACTGCATTCAGCTACTTTTGCACCGGATGAACGCGCAATCATGATCGGCGTCAAAACCGTTATTGGTTTTCTAGAATATCGAATGGCGAATTTATAA
- the lysA gene encoding diaminopimelate decarboxylase, producing the protein MVKTNTQGHLTIGGCDAIDLAHNFGTPLIVYDVTKIRYQFEQFQAAFDETKINYEISYASKALAIKAIDQVINQEQGHLDVVSSGELMTAVAAGFPMAKVSFHGNNKTRAELNLALDQHVGTIIVDNFYELTLLEQLLAGTASQINVMLRLAPGITAHTHEYIQTGQVDSKFGFDIASGQAEQALKQVLASQHLHLIGYHAHIGSQIMAVNGFSALVKKLVKLSANWQEKYGYQPAVLNLGGGFGIQYTANDQPLLPKNFIHQIVTDLKAEIAKTNLNLPAIWLEPGRAIVGTAGYSLYTIGARKEIPNLRTYISVDGGMGDNIRPSLYQAKYQALLASNPLASPTQTVTVAGRYCESGDILVKNQPLPDTSPGDILAVLATGAYGYSMASNYNRVGRPAVVFAENGQAKLVVKRETASDLIRLDLDYLN; encoded by the coding sequence TTGGTTAAGACAAATACACAAGGACATCTGACAATTGGCGGTTGTGACGCCATCGACTTAGCTCATAATTTTGGTACACCATTAATCGTTTATGATGTGACCAAAATCAGATATCAGTTTGAGCAATTTCAAGCCGCTTTTGATGAAACCAAGATCAATTACGAAATTAGTTATGCTTCAAAAGCACTAGCAATCAAGGCAATTGACCAGGTTATCAATCAAGAACAAGGGCACCTTGACGTAGTTTCTAGCGGTGAACTAATGACTGCTGTTGCAGCGGGCTTTCCCATGGCAAAGGTCAGTTTTCATGGGAATAATAAAACCCGTGCTGAACTAAACCTAGCTCTCGACCAGCACGTTGGGACGATTATTGTCGATAACTTTTACGAATTAACACTTTTAGAGCAATTATTAGCTGGAACTGCCAGCCAAATAAATGTCATGTTGCGACTAGCACCTGGAATTACTGCTCACACTCACGAATACATTCAAACTGGGCAAGTTGACAGCAAGTTTGGCTTTGATATTGCTTCAGGACAAGCAGAACAAGCTTTAAAACAAGTGTTAGCTAGTCAACATTTGCATTTAATTGGCTATCATGCTCATATCGGTTCACAGATTATGGCGGTTAACGGCTTTAGTGCCTTAGTAAAAAAACTAGTCAAACTGTCTGCTAATTGGCAAGAAAAATATGGCTATCAACCAGCAGTTTTAAATTTGGGCGGCGGTTTTGGCATTCAATACACTGCAAATGATCAGCCATTACTACCCAAAAACTTTATTCATCAGATTGTGACCGACTTAAAAGCTGAAATCGCTAAGACTAATTTAAATTTACCAGCGATTTGGCTAGAACCAGGTCGCGCAATCGTAGGTACTGCTGGTTATAGTCTCTATACCATTGGAGCGCGCAAAGAAATTCCTAATCTCAGAACCTATATCAGCGTTGATGGCGGTATGGGCGACAACATTCGACCAAGTCTTTACCAAGCTAAGTATCAAGCGCTCCTAGCGAGCAACCCCCTAGCTTCACCAACCCAAACCGTGACCGTTGCTGGTCGTTATTGCGAATCAGGAGATATTTTAGTGAAAAACCAACCACTACCAGATACTAGTCCAGGAGATATTTTAGCAGTGCTAGCCACTGGAGCTTATGGCTATTCGATGGCCTCCAACTATAACCGAGTTGGACGACCGGCAGTGGTTTTTGCAGAAAACGGACAAGCAAAGCTAGTAGTTAAACGAGAAACCGCTAGCGATTTAATTCGACTAGATTTAGATTATCTCAATTAA
- the dapB gene encoding 4-hydroxy-tetrahydrodipicolinate reductase, translating into MLKVFLAGFNGSMGQEVVKLIDSLPDYEITGVLAPHLTSLDPATYQLASSVKMFKKLTDITGQYDIWIDFTVPSAVYDNTKFAIEHNIKPIIGTSGLTDDQTIKLQVLATDKKVGGIIAPNFGLSAILLMKFAQIAAAYFPDAEIIEMHHTDKKDAPSGTAIQTAQIIAQNRNHQPEANFANNPARGADKYGIPIHAVRLPGYVAHEQVLFGGDGEALTIRQDSFDRHSFMHGVRLALEKVSDLHNLVIGLENLI; encoded by the coding sequence ATGCTTAAAGTATTTTTAGCCGGTTTTAACGGTTCAATGGGACAAGAAGTTGTTAAGTTGATCGACTCTTTACCTGATTACGAAATAACTGGTGTGTTAGCGCCGCATCTAACTAGCCTAGATCCCGCCACTTATCAGTTAGCTTCATCTGTCAAAATGTTTAAAAAGTTGACTGATATTACTGGTCAGTATGATATTTGGATTGATTTTACCGTTCCGAGCGCTGTTTATGACAATACCAAATTTGCCATAGAACACAACATTAAACCTATAATCGGCACTAGCGGCTTAACTGACGATCAAACTATTAAACTACAAGTTTTAGCAACCGATAAAAAAGTTGGTGGTATTATTGCCCCCAACTTTGGTCTATCAGCCATTTTATTAATGAAATTTGCTCAAATTGCAGCTGCTTACTTTCCAGATGCCGAGATTATCGAAATGCATCATACCGATAAAAAAGATGCGCCTTCAGGAACTGCCATTCAAACCGCGCAAATCATCGCGCAAAATCGCAATCATCAACCCGAAGCAAACTTTGCAAATAATCCCGCACGTGGTGCTGACAAATATGGCATCCCCATCCATGCAGTTCGTTTACCCGGCTACGTTGCCCATGAACAAGTGCTATTTGGCGGCGACGGTGAAGCTTTAACCATTAGACAAGATTCTTTTGACCGCCATTCCTTCATGCACGGGGTTAGATTAGCACTTGAAAAAGTTAGCGACTTGCATAACCTAGTTATTGGCTTAGAGAACCTTATATAA
- the dapF gene encoding diaminopimelate epimerase: protein MISLQKVHGSQNSFFILDQTVLKQPLTISELQQLAINITNHASGLLGGSDGLLVIDQATNADALAQMKILNCDGSEALMCGNGLRTVARYLAEKYRETAFIVQTPQADLQVKRYPDLAPSVPAFSVEIAPVSFAQADLQFANFGLSKIINQKLPQLNSDLAFTAIAVPNPHLISFVHDIKLAHRELGELGHKLNQANPYFPAGVNVSFAQILGKNRLFVETYERGVGFTNACGTGMSATSLAFYLNYPTQVQLEQLITVYNPGGVVQTQIHQTESGYWLELIGNATVTHEIQIPEEQLHQACFNLDQIEITQTSEQVAYEKFVDNKRVGG, encoded by the coding sequence ATGATTAGTCTGCAAAAAGTCCACGGCTCACAGAATAGTTTTTTTATTTTGGATCAAACAGTCCTGAAACAACCGTTAACTATTAGTGAATTACAACAATTAGCAATTAACATAACCAACCATGCGTCAGGCTTGCTTGGCGGCAGTGACGGCTTACTAGTCATTGATCAGGCAACTAATGCTGATGCACTAGCACAGATGAAGATACTTAATTGCGATGGTTCTGAAGCACTGATGTGTGGAAATGGCTTGCGGACAGTTGCGCGCTATTTAGCTGAAAAATACAGAGAAACAGCATTTATTGTACAAACACCGCAGGCCGACCTGCAGGTTAAGCGTTATCCAGATTTAGCACCTAGTGTGCCAGCTTTTAGTGTGGAAATAGCTCCGGTTTCGTTTGCACAAGCGGATTTGCAATTTGCTAATTTTGGTCTAAGCAAAATCATTAACCAAAAATTGCCGCAACTTAATTCAGATTTAGCTTTTACCGCAATTGCTGTGCCTAATCCACATTTAATCAGCTTTGTTCATGATATTAAGTTAGCACATCGTGAACTTGGAGAATTAGGTCATAAGTTGAATCAAGCTAACCCTTATTTTCCAGCTGGTGTAAATGTTAGTTTTGCTCAAATTTTAGGAAAAAATCGATTATTTGTGGAAACTTATGAGCGAGGCGTTGGTTTTACTAATGCTTGTGGAACGGGAATGTCGGCAACTAGCTTAGCTTTTTATTTAAATTATCCTACGCAAGTTCAATTAGAACAGCTAATAACTGTATATAATCCTGGTGGCGTGGTTCAGACGCAGATTCATCAGACTGAAAGTGGTTATTGGTTAGAATTAATCGGAAATGCGACGGTAACACATGAAATTCAAATTCCAGAAGAACAACTTCATCAAGCGTGCTTTAATCTTGACCAGATAGAAATCACCCAAACCTCTGAACAGGTAGCTTACGAAAAATTTGTAGATAATAAGCGGGTTGGAGGTTAA
- the dapA gene encoding 4-hydroxy-tetrahydrodipicolinate synthase — protein MLLQEAEVITAIITPFNDDGSLNYVGLKQLVDHLIAHGSQGFVFGGTTGEVATLSNDEKIALYQKAVEIVAGRVPIIAGTGSNNTAATIELTQKVSQIAGIDALLVVVPYYNKPNQRGMLAHFTAIADHSDLPIIIYNIPGRTGVTMTNETVLQLAKHPNIIGVKQCTTTEDLEYLVEHAPSDFLVYSGEDKQALIAKVIGAQGIISVASHLYGDQMKQMYQALKAGKIAEAGSWQRLLTPKMDALFLFPSPSGVKAVLNAQGFHTGSCRLPIVDLNESEKQQLAQALELPNYNLAAPLVLTLGENHA, from the coding sequence ATGTTACTACAAGAAGCAGAAGTTATAACTGCGATTATTACCCCTTTTAATGACGATGGCTCGCTTAATTACGTTGGTCTTAAGCAACTGGTTGACCACTTAATTGCCCATGGCAGTCAAGGCTTCGTCTTTGGCGGTACAACTGGTGAAGTCGCTACGTTATCTAATGATGAAAAAATTGCACTTTATCAAAAAGCCGTTGAAATCGTAGCAGGTCGGGTACCCATTATCGCTGGCACTGGTTCTAACAATACCGCAGCGACTATCGAGTTAACTCAAAAAGTTAGCCAAATTGCTGGAATCGATGCATTACTCGTGGTCGTACCATATTACAACAAGCCTAATCAGCGCGGGATGTTGGCCCATTTTACTGCAATCGCTGATCATTCAGACTTACCAATCATAATTTACAATATTCCCGGTCGCACTGGTGTCACGATGACTAACGAAACCGTTTTACAATTGGCAAAGCATCCCAACATTATCGGCGTTAAGCAATGTACTACCACCGAAGATTTAGAATATCTCGTAGAACATGCACCAAGCGACTTTTTAGTATATAGCGGTGAAGATAAGCAAGCTTTAATCGCTAAAGTCATTGGCGCTCAGGGGATTATCTCTGTTGCTTCCCATCTTTATGGTGACCAAATGAAACAAATGTATCAGGCGCTTAAAGCTGGTAAGATTGCTGAAGCCGGCAGTTGGCAGCGGCTCCTTACTCCTAAGATGGACGCATTATTTTTATTTCCATCACCTTCTGGAGTAAAAGCTGTTTTGAACGCCCAAGGTTTTCATACTGGTAGCTGCCGCTTACCAATTGTTGATTTAAACGAATCTGAAAAACAACAATTAGCCCAGGCACTTGAACTACCCAATTATAATTTAGCTGCGCCGCTTGTTTTAACGTTAGGAGAAAATCATGCTTAA